The genomic stretch ACCACCCTGGAAGCTGCCGCCCATGACAGCATCAAGGGTCTGGAGTTGCTGGACAAAGTGGTGGATATCGACCAGAGCCCGATTGGTCGTACCCCCCGCTCCAATCCTGCGACCTACACCGGACTGTTCACGCCGATTCGTGAACTGTTCGCTGGTGTGCCGGAGTCCCGCTCCCGTGGTTATGGGCCTGGGCGTTTCTCTTTCAACGTCAAGGGTGGGCGCTGCGAAGCATGCCAGGGTGACGGCTTGATCAAGGTCGAAATGCACTTCCTCCCGGACATCTACGTGCCCTGCGATGTGTGCAAAAGCAAGCGCTACAACCGCGAAACCCTGGAGATCAAGTACAAGGGCAAGAACATTCATGAAACCCTTGAGATGACCATCGAGGAAGCGCGGGTGTTCTTTGATGCGGTGCCGGCCTTGGCGCGCAAACTCCAGACCCTGATGGACGTTGGTTTGTCGTATATCAAGCTGGGGCAGTCGGCGACCACCTTGTCCGGCGGTGAGGCGCAGCGGGTGAAACTGTCTCGCGAACTGTCCAAACGCGATACCGGCAAGACCTTGTATATCCTCGATGAGCCCACCACCGGGTTGCACTTCGCGGACATCCAGCAATTGCTCGACGTGCTGCACCGTCTGCGCGATCACGGCAACACTGTGGTGGTGATCGAGCACAACCTGGACGTGATCAAGACGGCCGACTGGCTGGTGGATCTGGGGCCGGAAGGCGGTTCCAAGGGCGGGCAGATTATTGCGGTGGGTACGCCAGAGCAGGTTTCGCAGATGCCGCAATCCCACACCGGCTACTACCTGAAGCCGTTGTTGGCACGCGACCGGGCCTGATTTTTCAGGCCCAGTAAAAAGCCCCTGTCACCGTAACGGTCACAGGGGCTTTTTATTTGCGGCGGAATCAGAACTGCGATTGCAGATAGTTTTCCAGGCCGATCAACTTGATCAGACCCAACTGCTTTTCCAACCAGTAGGTGTGATCTTCTTCAGTATCGTTCAACTGGACACGCAGGATTTCCCGGGTCACGTAGTCATTGTGCTTCTCGCAAAGCTCAATGCCTTTGCACAGCGCAGCGCGAACCTTGTATTCCAGGCGCAAATCGCTGGCGAGCATCTCGGGCACGGTGGTGCCAGTATCCAAGTCGTCAGGACGCATACGTGGCGTACCTTCGAGCATCAGGATACGGCGCATCAGCGCATCTGCGTGCTGTGCCTCTTCTTCCATTTCGTGGTTGATACGTTCGTAGAGCTCGGTGAAGCCCCAGTCTTCGTACATACGCGAGTGAATGAAATATTGGTCACGAGCTGCCAGTTCGCCCGTCAGCAACGTGTTGAGGTAATCGATTACGTCGGGGTGACCTTGCATCGCCCTACATCTCCCTGCTTGAAAGGCTCTAGTTTGAACCATGCTGACCTGCAGGTCACGGGACGAACGGCAGAAAAGTGAAGATTTTCGGAGAAAAATAGCTGAAATAACGCAAAAACCGCCCAAATGAGGGCGGTTCTGCTTATCACTTAGAGTTAGTTAAGCGATACACCCAGCGCCGTTGCGATTCCTTCTCCATACGCCGGATCGGCCTTGAAAAAGTGTCGCAGCTGACGCTGAACCACATCACTGGAAACCCCTGCCATCGCGCCGGCGATGTTGTTAATCAATAGCGCTTTTTGCTCGCTACTCATCAGGCGGAACAGAGCGCCGGCGTGGCTGTAGTAATCAGTGTCTTCGCGGTGATCGTAACGATCCGCCGCACCACTGAGCGCCAGGGCTGGCTCTGCATACTTCGGAGCCTGTTTGGGTGCATCGGCGTAGCTGTTTGGCTCATAGTTGGGAGCCGCACCACCGTTGCTGCCAAATGCCATGGAGCCATCACGCTGGTAGTTGTTGACCGGACTGCGCGAAGCATTCACCGGCAGGTGCTGATGGTTGGTACCGATACGGTAGCGATGAGCATCAGCGTAGGCGAACACACGCCCCTGCAGCATGCGATCCGGCGACAGACCGACACCCGGCACCATATTGCTGGGACCGAACGCCGCCTGCTCAACTTCAGCGAAGTAGTTCAGCGGGTTGCGGTTCAGCTCCAGCTCGCCGATCTCAATCAGCGGAAACTCTTTCTGCGACCAGGTCTTGGTCACGTCGAAAGGATTCTCATAATGAGCATTGGCTTGGGCCTCAGTCATGATCTGGATGCACACGCGCCATTTTGGGAAGTCACCGCGCTCAATGGCCTCGAACAGGTCACGTTGGGCGTAATCCGGATCAGTGCCGGCAAGGCGAGCAGCATCGGCAGGTGCCAGGTTCTTGATGCCTTGCTTGGTCTTGTAGTGCCACTTGACCCAGTGACGCTCACCATTGGCATTGATCAGGCTATAGGTGTGGCTGCCGAAGCCGTGCATGTGACGGTAGCCGTCCGGGATACCACGATCCGAGAACAAGATGGTGACCTGGTGCAGTGCCTCAGGCGAATGCGACCAGAAGTCCCATTTCATCTGTGCACTTTTCAGGTTGCTTTGTGGCAGACGTTTTTGGGTATGAATAAAGTCCGGGAATTTCAACGGATCACGAATGAAGAATATCGGGGTGTTGTTGCCCACGATGTCCCAGTTACCCTCTTCGGTGTAGAACTTAAGTGCAAAACCACGCGGGTCGCGCTCAGTGTCTGCCGAACCACGTTCGCCACCGACTGTCGAAAAGCGCAGGAAGGTAGGGGTCTGCTTACCAACAGTTTCAAACAGCTTGGCGCTGGAGTACTGGGTGATGTCCTTGGTGACCGTGAAGGTGCCATACGCTCCCGAGCCCTTGGCGTGCACACGGCGCTCTGGAATGTTCTCACGGTTGAAGTGGGCAAGCTTCTCGATCAGATGAAAATCGTCGATCAGCAGCGGCCCTCGCGGGCCTGCGGAACGGGAGTTCTGGTTATCGGCAACAGGCGCGCCGCTGGCGGTTGTAAGGGTTTTATTCTGGCTCATGCTCAATCTCCTCAGGTCAGTCTTGGAACTGCCGGCTAATCGGCTTGAACGAAGTATTGACCAGGAAGATGACACCATCAAATTTATTAAATCATACACTTCGATAGCTTTTTACTAACAAACCACCGACTCGTATAGCCAAAGGGCAATGAGTGAGAGCATTAAGCTACTTTTCTACCACCCACAAAAAACCGGGCACTAGGCCCGGTTTTTCGTAGCAGACTGTCGTCTTACTCGGCGGATACAGCTTCGCCAGCAGTAGCACGATCAACCAACTCGACGTACGCCATAGGCGCGTTGTCGCCAGTGCGGAAACCGCACTTGAGGATGCGCAGGTAGCCACCCTCACGGGTAGCATAACGCTTGCCCAGGTCGTTGAAGAGCTTACCAACGATAGCTTTCGAACGAGTACGGTCGAAAGCCAGACGGCGGTTAGCCAGGCTGTCTGTCTTGGCCAAAGTGATCAGCGGCTCAGCAACGCGACGCAGTTCTTTGGCTTTCGGCAGTGTAGTTTTGATCAGCTCGTGCTCGAACAGCGACACCGCCATGTTTTGAAACATGGCCTTGCGGTGCGAGCTGGTACGGCTCAGGTGACGACCACTTTTACGATGACGCATGGTTCATTCCTTACCAAACTCACGTTCGGTGATTACGACGATCAGGCAGTCGCCTTGTCGTCCTTCTTAAGACTTGCAGGCGGCCAGTTGTCGAGGCGCATGCCGAGGGACAGACCGCGGGAGGCCAGAACGTCCTTGATTTCAGTCAAGGATTTCTTGCCCAGGTTCGGAGTCTTCAACAGTTCTACTTCAGTGCGCTGAATCAGGTCACCGATGTAGTAAATGTTTTCCGCCTTAAGGCAGTTAGCCGAACGTACAGTCAGTTCCAGATCGTCAACCGGGCGAAGCAGGATCGGATCGATCTCGTCTTCCTGCTCGATTACCACTGGTTCGCTGTCACCTTTGAGGTCGACGAACGCAGCCAACTGCTGTTGCAGGATGGTTGCAGCGCGACGAATAGCCTCTTCAGGATCCAGAGTACCGTTGGTTTCCAGATCAATAACCAGCTTGTCCAGGTTAGTACGCTGCTCGACACGGGCGTTTTCCACCACGTATGCGATACGGCGAACCGGGCTGAACGAAGAGTCAAGCTGCAAGCGACCAATGCTGCGGCTTTCGTCTTCATCGCTCTGACGCGAGTCGGCCGGTTCATAACCACGACCACGAGCTACAGTGAGCTTCATGTTCAGGGCGCCGTTAGACGCCAGGTTAGCGATTACGTGATCGGGGTTAACGATCTCGACATCATGATCCAGCTGAATATCGGCAGCGGTAACCACCCCCGAACCCTTCTTCGACAAGGTCAGCGTAACTTCGTCACGGCCGTGCAGCTTGATAGCCAGACCTTTAAGGTTCAACAGGATTTCAATTACGTCTTCCTGTACACCTTCGATGGCGCTGTACTCGTGGAGCACACCGTCAATCTCGGCCTCGACTACTGCACAGCCGGGCATTGAGGACAACAGGATGCGGCGCAGCGCGTTGCCCAGGGTGTGGCCAAAACCACGCTCGAGAGGCTCGAGAGTGATCTTGGCGCGGGTTGGACTGACAACCTGCACATCAATGTGGCGGGGTGTCAGGAACTCATTTACCGAAATCTGCATGGATGCACCTATTTTCTAGCCCTTACTTGGAGTAGAGCTCGACAATCAGGCTTTCGTTGATGTCGGCGGACAGATCACTGCGAGCAGGAACGTTCTTGAAAACGCCCGACTTCTTCTCAGTGTCTACTTCTACCCATTCTACGCGGCCACGTTGGGCACACAGATCGAGAGCTTGGACAATGCGAAGTTGGTTTTTTGCTTTCTCGCGAATCGCGACCACGTCACCAGCACGAACCTGGTAGGACGGGACGTTAACGGTTTGGCCGTTTACGCTAACGGATTTGTGCGATACCAGCTGACGGGATTCGGCACGAGTCGAACCAAAGCCCATACGGTATACAACGTTGTCCAGACGGCATTCGAGCAGTTGCAGCAGGTTTTCACCGGTTGCACCTTTCTTGCCAGCAGCTTCTTTGTAGTAGCCGCTGAACTGACGCTCGAGAACGCCGTAGATACGACGGACCTTCTGCTTTTCACGCAGTTGGGTGCCGTAGTCGGACTGGCGACCGCGGCGTTGGCCGTGGATACCAGGTGCTGCTTCAATGTTGCACTTCGATTCGATCGCGCGCACGCCGCTCTTCAGAAAGAGATCGGTGCCTTCGCGACGAGCGAGTTTGCATTTTGGACCAATGTAACGAGCCATTCTTTACAATCTCCTGGATTACACGCGGCGCTTCTTCGGCGGACGGCACCCGTTGTGCGGGATTGGCGTCACGTCGGTGATGCTGGCGATCTTATAGCCACAGCCGTTCAAAGCACGGACAGCAGACTCACGACCTGGACCTGGACCCTTGACGTTAACGTCGAGGTTTTTCAGGCCATATTCCAGCGCAGCTTGACCAGCACGTTCAGCAGCTACTTGAGCAGCGAACGGGGTGGACTTGCGGGAACCGCGGAAACCCGAACCACCAGAGGTAGCCCAAGAAAGCGCGTTACCTTGACGGTCGGTGATGGTCACGATGGTGTTGTTAAAAGATGCATGGATGTGGGCGATGCCATCAACCACTGTCTTTTTAACTTTTTTACGAGGACGAGCAGCAGGTTTTGCCATGATAATTTTCCTGTCGATTCGCTGGGGCGATTACTTGCGGATCGGCTTACGCGGACCTTTACGGGTACGCGCGTTAGTCTTGGTACGCTGACCGCGTACTGGAAGACCACGACGATGACGCAGACCGCGATAGCAACCGAGGTCCATCAAACGCTTGATTTTCATGTTGATTTCGCGACGCAGGTCACCTTCAGTGGTGAACTTCGCCACTTCGCCACGCAGCAATTCAATCTGCTCGTCGCTCAGATCCTTGATCTTAGCGGCTGGGTTTACCCCAGCAACTGCGCAAATTTTCTGCGCAGTAGTGCGACCAACACCATAGATGTAGGTCAGCGAGATAACAGTGTGCTTGTTATCTGGAATGTTAACGCCTGCAATACGGGCCATTCAGTGGGACTCCAATTGACAGCTACCTACGCCCCGGAAGCCAAGAAATAGGGCGCGAGATAATATCGCTGTAATAACAAATAATCAACCCGGCAGCGCACTAGCTGCCGGGCTTCAAGCGGATCACACTCAGCCTTGGCGCTGTTTGTGACGCGGTTCCGCGCTGCAAATTACTCGAACAACACCTTCGCGGCGAATAATCTTGCAGTTACGGCACAGCTTTTTCACCGATGCACGAACTTTCATCACCAACTCCTCGAACCTTATGGGGTACTCAGCGCAACATGCCGCTGCCGTAGCCCTTCAGGTTGGCTTTCTTCATCAGGGATTCGTACTGGTGCGAAACGAGGTGCGATTGTACTTGGGACATGAAGTCCATCACAACCACGACCACGATCAGCAACGAGGTCCCGCCAAGGTAGAACGGAACGTTTGCTGCAACCACCAGGAACTGGGGCAACAAGCACACGGCCGTCATATATAGAGCACCGAACAGGGTCAAACGGGTCAGAACGCCATCAATATAGCGCGCCGACTGCTCGCCTGGACGAATGCCCGGAATAAAGGCACCGGACTTCTTCAGGTTTTCCGCTACGTCTTTCGGATTGAACATCAACGCCGTATAGAAGAAGCAGAAGAAAATAATCCCTGCACTAAACAGCAGAATATTCAACGGCTGACCAGGAGCGATCGACTGCGAGATGTCCTGCAACCAGCCCATACCTTCAGACTGACCGAACCAGGCACCCAACGAAGCCGGAAACAGCAAAATGCTGCTCGCGAAGATAGCAGGAATAACACCGGCCATATTCACTTTCAGCGGCAAGTGGCTGGTCTGCGCAGCGAAGACCTTGCGGCCCTGCTGACGCTTGGCGTAGTGAACAGCAATACGACGCTGGCCACGCTCAATGAACACCACAAAACCGATAATCGCTACTGCCAGCAAACCGATGGCAACCAAGGCGAAGATATTGATATCACCCTGACGTGCAGACTCGAAAGACTGCCCGATTGCCCTCGGAAGACCGGCGACGATACCTGCGAAAATCAACATCGAGATACCGTTGCCAACACCACGCTCAGTAATCTGCTCACCCAGCCACATCATGAACATCGCACCAGCCACAAACGTGGTTACTGCGACGAAATGGAAGCCAAAGTCACCAGTGAACGCTACACCCTGCCCCGCCAGACCAATGGACATGCCAATAGCCTGGACAAGAGCAAGAGCGACAGTGAGGTAGCGGGTGTACTGGCTAATCTTGCGACGACCAGCTTCACCTTCCTTCTTCAACTGCTCCAGCTGCGGGCTGACGGCGCTCATCAACTGCATGATGATCGATGCCGAAATATACGGCATGATCCCCAGTGCAAAGATGCTCATCCGCTCCAGCGCGCCGCCGGAAAACATGTTGAACAAGCTAAGAATGGTCCCCTCATTCTGTCGAAACAGGTCTGCGAGTCGGTCCGGGTTGATACCTGGAACCGGGATGTGTGCGCCTATTCGGTAGACGATAATCGCCAGGAACAGAAAACGCAGACGAGCCCAAAGTTCAGACATACCGCCTTTGCCGAGCGCTGAGAGAGCACCTTGCTTAGCCATTTATTCCTCGAACTTGCCGCCAGCTGCTTCGATAGCCGAACGCGCACCTTTGGTGGCGCCGATTCCCTTGCCGATAGTGACAGCGCGAGTCACTTCACCGGACAGCATGATTTTCACACGCTGTACGTTGACGTTGATCACGTTGGCATCTTTCAGGGTCTGCACGGTAACGATGTCGCCTTCCACTTTAGCCAGCTCGGACAGACGCACTTCTGCGCGGTCCATGGCCTTCAGGGAAACGAAACCGAACTTCGGCAGGCGACGATGCAGCGGCTGTTGACCGCCTTCAAAGCCTGGAGCAATAGTGCCACCGGAGCGGGAGGTTTGACCTTTGTGGCCGCGGCCACCAGTCTTACCCAAACCGCTACCGATACCACGGCCCGGACGATGCTTTTCGCGACGGGAACCCGGCGCTGGACTCAGATCATTGAGTTTCATCGATTAACCCTCGACACGCAGCATGTAGTAAGCCTTGTTGATCATCCCGCGATTCTCGGGAGTATCCTGGATTTCTACAGTGTGACCGATGCGACGCAGACCCAAACCCTTAACGCACAATTTGTGGTTAGGGATGCGACCGGTCATGCTTTTGATCAGCGTTACTTTAACGGTAGCCATGATCAGAAGATCTCCTTGACGCTTTTGCCACGCTTGGCGGCAATGGATTCAGGAGATTGCATAGCCTTCAAACCCTTGAAAGTGGCGTGAACCACGTTTACCGGGTTAGTCGAGCCGTAGCACTTGGCCAGAACGTTCTGAACGCCAGCAACCTCGAGGACAGCACGCATAGCGCCGCCAGCGATGATACCGGTACCTTCAGAGGCAGGCTGCATGTACACCTTCGAAGCACCGTGAGCGGACTTCATTGCGTACTGCAGGGTGGTGCCGTTCAGGTCAACTTGGATCATGTTGCGACGAGCAGCTTCCATTGCCTTCTGGATCGCAGCAGGCACTTCACGCGACTTGCCACGGCCGAAGCCAACACGGCCCTTACCATCACCAACCACGGTCAACGCGGTGAAGGTGAAGATACGGCCGCCTTTAACGGTTTTGGCTACGCGGTTAACTTGAACCAGCTTCTCAATGTAGCCTTCGTCGCGCTTTTGGTCGTTATTTGACATAACTTAGAACTCCAGCCCAGCTTCACGAGCAGCATCAGCCAGCGCTTTAACGCGGCCGTGGTACTTGAAGCCAGAGCGGTCGAAAGCCACTTGCGAGACGCCAGCGGCCTTAGCACGCGTAGCGACCAGCTGGCCAACCTTAGTGGCCGCGTCGATGTTGCCAGTGGCACCATCACGCAGTTCTTTATCCAAAGTCGAGGCGCTTGCCAGGACTTTGTTGCCGTCGGCCGAGATGACCTGGGCGTAGATGTGCTGCGACGAGCGGAACACGCAGAGACGCACGACTTCGAGTTCGTGCATTTTCAGGCGTGCTTTGCGAGCGCGACGCAGTCGAGTAACTTTTTTGTCGGTCATTTGCTATGCCCTACTTCTTCTTGGCTTCTTTACGACGGACGACTTCGTCCGCGTAGCGCACACCTTTGCCTTTGTACGGCTCTGGTGGACGGAAGT from Pseudomonas fluorescens encodes the following:
- a CDS encoding DNA-directed RNA polymerase subunit alpha; translation: MQISVNEFLTPRHIDVQVVSPTRAKITLEPLERGFGHTLGNALRRILLSSMPGCAVVEAEIDGVLHEYSAIEGVQEDVIEILLNLKGLAIKLHGRDEVTLTLSKKGSGVVTAADIQLDHDVEIVNPDHVIANLASNGALNMKLTVARGRGYEPADSRQSDEDESRSIGRLQLDSSFSPVRRIAYVVENARVEQRTNLDKLVIDLETNGTLDPEEAIRRAATILQQQLAAFVDLKGDSEPVVIEQEDEIDPILLRPVDDLELTVRSANCLKAENIYYIGDLIQRTEVELLKTPNLGKKSLTEIKDVLASRGLSLGMRLDNWPPASLKKDDKATA
- the rpmD gene encoding 50S ribosomal protein L30, whose protein sequence is MATVKVTLIKSMTGRIPNHKLCVKGLGLRRIGHTVEIQDTPENRGMINKAYYMLRVEG
- the rplO gene encoding 50S ribosomal protein L15; this encodes MKLNDLSPAPGSRREKHRPGRGIGSGLGKTGGRGHKGQTSRSGGTIAPGFEGGQQPLHRRLPKFGFVSLKAMDRAEVRLSELAKVEGDIVTVQTLKDANVINVNVQRVKIMLSGEVTRAVTIGKGIGATKGARSAIEAAGGKFEE
- the rpsK gene encoding 30S ribosomal protein S11, with product MAKPAARPRKKVKKTVVDGIAHIHASFNNTIVTITDRQGNALSWATSGGSGFRGSRKSTPFAAQVAAERAGQAALEYGLKNLDVNVKGPGPGRESAVRALNGCGYKIASITDVTPIPHNGCRPPKKRRV
- the rpsE gene encoding 30S ribosomal protein S5; its protein translation is MSNNDQKRDEGYIEKLVQVNRVAKTVKGGRIFTFTALTVVGDGKGRVGFGRGKSREVPAAIQKAMEAARRNMIQVDLNGTTLQYAMKSAHGASKVYMQPASEGTGIIAGGAMRAVLEVAGVQNVLAKCYGSTNPVNVVHATFKGLKAMQSPESIAAKRGKSVKEIF
- the rpsM gene encoding 30S ribosomal protein S13 — translated: MARIAGVNIPDNKHTVISLTYIYGVGRTTAQKICAVAGVNPAAKIKDLSDEQIELLRGEVAKFTTEGDLRREINMKIKRLMDLGCYRGLRHRRGLPVRGQRTKTNARTRKGPRKPIRK
- the rplR gene encoding 50S ribosomal protein L18: MTDKKVTRLRRARKARLKMHELEVVRLCVFRSSQHIYAQVISADGNKVLASASTLDKELRDGATGNIDAATKVGQLVATRAKAAGVSQVAFDRSGFKYHGRVKALADAAREAGLEF
- the secY gene encoding preprotein translocase subunit SecY; translated protein: MAKQGALSALGKGGMSELWARLRFLFLAIIVYRIGAHIPVPGINPDRLADLFRQNEGTILSLFNMFSGGALERMSIFALGIMPYISASIIMQLMSAVSPQLEQLKKEGEAGRRKISQYTRYLTVALALVQAIGMSIGLAGQGVAFTGDFGFHFVAVTTFVAGAMFMMWLGEQITERGVGNGISMLIFAGIVAGLPRAIGQSFESARQGDINIFALVAIGLLAVAIIGFVVFIERGQRRIAVHYAKRQQGRKVFAAQTSHLPLKVNMAGVIPAIFASSILLFPASLGAWFGQSEGMGWLQDISQSIAPGQPLNILLFSAGIIFFCFFYTALMFNPKDVAENLKKSGAFIPGIRPGEQSARYIDGVLTRLTLFGALYMTAVCLLPQFLVVAANVPFYLGGTSLLIVVVVVMDFMSQVQSHLVSHQYESLMKKANLKGYGSGMLR
- the rpsD gene encoding 30S ribosomal protein S4, translated to MARYIGPKCKLARREGTDLFLKSGVRAIESKCNIEAAPGIHGQRRGRQSDYGTQLREKQKVRRIYGVLERQFSGYYKEAAGKKGATGENLLQLLECRLDNVVYRMGFGSTRAESRQLVSHKSVSVNGQTVNVPSYQVRAGDVVAIREKAKNQLRIVQALDLCAQRGRVEWVEVDTEKKSGVFKNVPARSDLSADINESLIVELYSK
- the bfr gene encoding bacterioferritin, encoding MQGHPDVIDYLNTLLTGELAARDQYFIHSRMYEDWGFTELYERINHEMEEEAQHADALMRRILMLEGTPRMRPDDLDTGTTVPEMLASDLRLEYKVRAALCKGIELCEKHNDYVTREILRVQLNDTEEDHTYWLEKQLGLIKLIGLENYLQSQF
- the rplQ gene encoding 50S ribosomal protein L17; the protein is MRHRKSGRHLSRTSSHRKAMFQNMAVSLFEHELIKTTLPKAKELRRVAEPLITLAKTDSLANRRLAFDRTRSKAIVGKLFNDLGKRYATREGGYLRILKCGFRTGDNAPMAYVELVDRATAGEAVSAE
- a CDS encoding catalase, giving the protein MSQNKTLTTASGAPVADNQNSRSAGPRGPLLIDDFHLIEKLAHFNRENIPERRVHAKGSGAYGTFTVTKDITQYSSAKLFETVGKQTPTFLRFSTVGGERGSADTERDPRGFALKFYTEEGNWDIVGNNTPIFFIRDPLKFPDFIHTQKRLPQSNLKSAQMKWDFWSHSPEALHQVTILFSDRGIPDGYRHMHGFGSHTYSLINANGERHWVKWHYKTKQGIKNLAPADAARLAGTDPDYAQRDLFEAIERGDFPKWRVCIQIMTEAQANAHYENPFDVTKTWSQKEFPLIEIGELELNRNPLNYFAEVEQAAFGPSNMVPGVGLSPDRMLQGRVFAYADAHRYRIGTNHQHLPVNASRSPVNNYQRDGSMAFGSNGGAAPNYEPNSYADAPKQAPKYAEPALALSGAADRYDHREDTDYYSHAGALFRLMSSEQKALLINNIAGAMAGVSSDVVQRQLRHFFKADPAYGEGIATALGVSLN
- the rpmJ gene encoding 50S ribosomal protein L36; its protein translation is MKVRASVKKLCRNCKIIRREGVVRVICSAEPRHKQRQG